The Medicago truncatula cultivar Jemalong A17 chromosome 4, MtrunA17r5.0-ANR, whole genome shotgun sequence genome includes a region encoding these proteins:
- the LOC25492457 gene encoding tRNA ligase 1: MSTPHRFLFNLTTFNSRTFFFLPFSHSHFTLTMPRNQRSSGLHGEQRWKEKPKTEPQVSAIGDAETVTNKLSALHIGENSAQTKVQNVNKVVNSQGSTAIWKPKSYGTVSGGANVTEVESTPVSKAKVDGLGGVAVASTQKISSGSVALSKLFSGNLLENFTVDSSTYAQARIRATFYPKFENEKSDQETRSRMIELVSKGLLTLEVSLKHSGSLFMYAGHEGGAYAKNSFGNIYTAVGVFVLGRMFHEAWGTEASKKQAEFNDFLEKNHMCISMELVTAVLGDHGQRPLEDYVVVTAVTELGNGKPKFYSTPEIIAFCRKWRLPTNHVWLFSTRKSASSFFAAYDALCEEGTATSVCKTLDEIADISVPGSKDHVKAQGEILEGLVARLVNHESSKQIEKILMEFPPPPADGAALDFGSSLREICAANRSDEKQQMKALLEGVGSSFCPDYADWFGTDAADIQSRNADKSVLSKFLQAHPADYSTKKLQELVRLVREKRYPAAFKCYHNFHKVDAISNDDLFYKMVIHVHSDSTFRRYQKEMRNRPGLWPLYRGFFVDINLFKADKEKVAEISKNSVNERGSSGTEKDDFADEDANLMVKLKFLTYKLRTFLIRNGLSVLFKEGPGAYKAYYLRQMKIWGTSPGKQKELSKMLDEWAVYIRRKCGNKQLSSSIYLSEAEPFLEQFAKRSPQNQALIGSAGSLVRTEDFLAIVEGGQDEEGDLASERVAPSEPNISVKDTVPKDEGMIVFFPGIPGCAKSALCKELLNAQGGLLGDDRPVHSLMGDLIKGKYWQKVAEERKKKPKSIMLADKNAPNEEVWRQIEDMCRRTRASAVPVVPESEGTDSNPFSLDALAVFVYRVLQRVNHPGSLDKASPNAGYVLLMFYHLYDGKSRKEFEGELIDRFGSLVKMPLLKNDRNPLPEAVQCILEEGIDLYKLHTKRHGRLESTKGTYAKEWMKWEKQLRDILSGNADYFNSVQVPFEFAVKQVLEQLRNIAKGDYTPPDTEKRTFGTIVFAALSIPVIDIQGVLNNLAKNNPKIDEFFKDKNLDKLNRAHLTLAHKRSHGIKAVADYGLWLHKKAPVELTALLFSDKMAAFEAFPGSVEGEKIVPKNAFPHITLWTSQGVSAKDANMLTQLFAEGKANRIDFNPPINVSGTVEFY; this comes from the exons ATGTCTACACCGCATCGATTTCTCTTCAATCTCACTACCTTCAATTCCAGAACCTTCTTTTTCCTTCCATTTTCGCACTCTCACTTCACCCTAACAATGCCTCGCAATCAG CGAAGCAGCGGCCTTCATGGAGAACAAAGATGGAAAGAGAAACCAAAAACCGAACCACAAGTATCAGCTATTGGAGATGCTGAAACGGTTACTAACAAGCTTTCTGCACTTCATATCGGTGAAAATAGTGCGCAAACGAAGGTTCAAAATGTTAATAAGGTGGTTAATTCTCAAGGTTCAACGGCGATTTGGAAACCTAAATCGTACGGAACTGTTAGTGGAGGAGCCAATGTAACTGAAGTTGAAAGTACACCGGTTAGTAAAGCGAAGGTTGATGGTTTAGGTGGTGTTGCTGTGGCTTCGACTCAGAAAATTAGTAGTGGTAGTGTTGCTTTGAGCAAGTTATTTAGCGGTAATTTGTTGGAGAATTTTACTGTGGATAGCTCAACTTACGCTCAAGCGCGAATCAGAGCAACTTTCTATcctaaatttgaaaatgaaaagtcaGATCAAGAG ACAAGGTCAAGGATGATTGAGCTGGTATCAAAAGGTTTACTTACTTTAGAG GTTTCACTTAAACACTCTGGTTCTCTTTTTATGTATGCGGGTCATGAGGGTGGAGCTTATGCAAAAAACAGCTTTGGAAATAT ATATACTGCTGTTGGCGTATTTGTTCTTGGGCGGATGTTTCATGAGGCTTGGGGAACCGAAGCTTCAAAAAAGCAGGCTGAATTTAATGATTTTCTTGAG AAAAACCATATGTGCATATCAATGGAATTAGTAACTGCTGTTCTTGGAGACCATGGACAGCGTCCCCTTGAAGATTATG TGGTGGTTACAGCAGTCACTGAATTAGGCAATGGAAAGCCAAAGTTCTATTCAACTCCTGAGATAATCGCTTTTTGCAGAAAATGGCGATTACCAACAAATCATGTGTGGTTGTTCTCAACAAG AAAATCAGCCTCTTCCTTCTTTGCTGCCTATGACGCCTTATGCGAGGAAGGTACTGCAACTTCTGTATGCAAGACTCTAGATGAAATAGCAGACATATCTGTCCCAG GTTCAAAAGATCATGTGAAAGCCCAAGGTGAAATTTTAGAGGGTCTCGTGGCTCGTTTAGTGAACCACGAGAGTTCAAAGCAGATAGAGAAAATTTTAATGGAATTTCCCCCTCCACCTGCTGATGGAG CTGCCCTTGATTTTGGATCAAGTCTAAGGGAAATTTGTGCTGCAAATAGATCTGATGAAAAACAG CAAATGAAAGCACTTCTTGAGGGCGTTGGTAGCTCTTTTTGTCCTGATTATGCAGATTGGTTTGGGACTGATGCTGCTGATATACAATCAAGAAATGCGGACAAATCTgttctttcaaaatttttacaagcCCATCCCGCAGATTATTCGACCAAAAAATTGCAG GAACTCGTTCGGTTGGTGAGGGAAAAGCGCTACCCTGCGGCATTCAAATGTTATCATAACTTCCACAAAGTTGATGCCATATCAAATGACGACCTTTTCTATAAAATGGTCATTCATGTGCACAGTGATTCCACTTTCCGGAGATACCAAAAAGAGATGAG GAATAGACCAGGATTATGGCCACTTTATCGAG GATTTTTCGTTGATATCAATTTATTCAAGGCAGACAAAGAGAAAGTCGCAGAAATTTCTAAGAACAGTGTAAATGAACGTGGTAGCAGTGGTACTGAAAAAGATGACTTTGCTGACGAAGATGCAAATTTAATGGTCAAATTGAAGTTTCTTACATATAAG TTGCGAACCTTTCTCATTCGAAATGGCTTGTCAGTTCTGTTTAAAGAAGGTCCAGGTGCTTACAAGGCTTATTACCTGAG ACAAATGAAAATATGGGGAACCTCTCCAGGAAAGCAGAAAGAACTTAGCAAGATGCTTGATGAATG GGCTGTGTATATAAGAAGAAAGTGTGGAAATAAGCAACTTTCATCATCAATATATCTTAGTGAAGCTGAACCTTTCCTTGAACAGTTTGCAAAACGTAGTCCACAGAACCAAGCTCTAATAGGTTCTGCGGGTAGTTTAGTTAGGACTGAAGATTTCTTGGCCATTGTTGAGGGAGGCCAGGATGAAGAAGGTGACCTTGCATCAGAGCGGGTAGCACCATCAGAGCCTAATATCTCAGTCAAAGACACAGTTCCAAAAGATGAAGGGATGATTGTATTCTTTCCCG GAATACCGGGTTGTGCAAAGTCTGCCCTTTGTAAAGAACTGCTAAATGCACAAGGTGGACTACTAGGAGATGATCGACCAGTTCATAGTCTCATGGGTGATCTGATTAAAG GAAAATATTGGCAGAAAGTTGCTGAAGAGCGCAAAAAGAAACCGAAGTCTATAATGCTCGCTGACAAGAATGCCCCAAATGAAGAAGTATGGAGACAG ATAGAAGACATGTGTCGCAGAACCAGGGCATCTGCTGTCCCAGTTGTGCCTGAATCTGAAG GAACTGATTCAAATCCATTTTCCCTTGATGCATTAGCTGTTTTCGTGTATCGTGTGCTTCAACGAGTCAATCATCCA GGGAGTCTTGACAAGGCATCTCCAAATGCTGGCTATGTGCTGCTAATGTTTTATCATCTTTATGATGGCAAG AGCCGCAAAGAGTTCGAGGGTGAATTAATTGACCGTTTTGGGTCACTTGTGAAGATGCCCTTGTTGAAAAATGATAG GAATCCTCTTCCTGAGGCAGTGCAGTGCATTTTGGAGGAAGGAATTGATCTATATAAGCTTCACACTAAGAGACATGGAAG GTTGGAATCTACCAAGGGTACATACGCAAAGGAATGGATGAAATGGGAGAAACAATTGCGGGATATTCTTTCTGGAAATGCTGATTATTTTAATTCAGTTCAG GTTCCATTTGAGTTCGCTGTCAAGCAAGTGTTGGAGCAATTGAGAAACATTGCTAAGGGAGATTACACGCCTCCAGATACTGAAAAGAGGACGTTTGGTACCATTGTTTTTGCTGCTCTCAGTATTCCAGTTATAGACATTCAAGGTGTCCTAAACAAT TTGGCCAAGAATAATCCGAAgattgatgaattttttaaagACAAGAATTTAGATAAGCTTAATCGAGCTCACTTGACTCTTGCACACAAGAGAAGTCATGGCATAAAAGCTGTCGCTGATTATGGTCTGTGGCTGCATAAAAAGGCACCAGTGGAGTTGACGGCACTGCTCTTCTCAGATAAAATGGCTGCATTTGAAGCTTTTCCTGGCTCAGTGGAAGGAGAGAAGATAGTTCCAAAAAATGCGTTTCCCCATATCACCTTGTGGACTAGTCAAGGGGTTTCAGCCAAGGACGCCAACATGTTAACACAGTTGTTTGCAGAGGGAAAAGCAAATCGGATTGACTTCAATCCTCCTATCAATGTATCTGGCACAGTTGAATTTTATTGA
- the LOC11412100 gene encoding vicilin-like seed storage protein At2g28490, with product MAKTITTLLFFLLLGGVTITMCEDEEREEGSSSNLFLMQNSKSVVKTHAGELRLFKNNDDRFLDRHMHIGLLNMEPRSLFIPQYLDSNLIIFVRRGVAKLGFIYGDELEERRIKTGDLYVIPAGTVFYLVNIGEGQRLHVICSFDPSTSLGDTFQPFYIGGGDNQQSVLAGFGPTILETAFNESRTKIERIFTKKQDGPIVFIDDDSHSPSLWTKFLELKKNDKVQHLKTLVQRQEEEEEEKQTSWSWRKLMKNVLGKEKKKIENKDRADSPDSYNLYDRKPDFRNAYGWSSALDGGDYSPLKIPDIGVFHVNLTAGSMMAPHVNPSATEYTIVLRGYGRIQILFPNGSNAMEAEIKVGDIFYIPRYFPFCQIAARNGPLEFFGFTTSSKKSYPQFLAGAASLLKTILGPELAAAFGVSEGTMKDVVDAQREAVILPSTWAAPGGGGGGKKDEDVQTKGVKGFVNDVIMDVFE from the exons ATGGCAAAAACCATAACCACCCTTTTGTTCTTCCTCCTTCTTGGAGGAGTGACCATAACAATgtgtgaagatgaagaaagagaagaaggGTCATCATCAAACTTATTCTTGATGCAAAACTCAAAGAGTGTTGTCAAAACTCATGCAGGAGAATTGAGGTTGTTTAAAAACAATGATGATAGGTTTTTGGATAGGCACATGCACATTGGTTTGCTTAATATGGAACCAAGATCCTTGTTCATTCCTCAGTATCTTGACTCCAATTTGATCATATTTGTCCGTAGAG GGGTAGCAAAGTTGGGATTCATATATGGAGATGAACTAGAGGAAAGGAGAATAAAGACAGGGGATTTGTATGTAATTCCAGCAGGTACTGTATTTTATTTAGTGAATATAGGTGAAGGTCAGAGACTTCATGTCATATGCAGTTTTGACCCCTCTACAAGTTTAGGTGATACTTTTCAG CCTTTCTATATTGGTGGAGGAGATAATCAACAATCTGTGCTTGCTGGATTCGGACCGACAATTCTTGAAACTGCATTTAAT GAATCAAGAACAAAGATAGAGAGAATCTTCACCAAGAAACAAGATGGTCCAATTGTGTTCATTGATGATGATTCTCATTCTCCTAGTCTATGGACCAAATTCCTTGAACTGAAGAAGAATGACAAAGTGCAACACCTTAAGACATTGGtacaaagacaagaagaagaggaagaggagaagCAAACAAGTTGGTCATGGAGGAAGCTCATGAAAAATGTATtaggaaaagagaagaagaagatagagAATAAAGACAGAGCTGATTCCCCTGACTCTTACAATCTCTATGATAGAAAACCTGATTTCCGAAATGCATATGGTTGGAGCAGTGCATTGGATGGTGGCGATTATTCTCCGCTCAAAATACCTGATATCGGTGTTTTTCACGTCAATCTCACCGCG GGATCAATGATGGCACCACATGTGAATCCAAGTGCAACAGAGTATACCATAGTATTAAGAGGTTATGGAAGAATTCAGATACTATTTCCAAACGGAAGCAATGCAATGGAAGCAGAAATCAAAGTAGGAGACATATTCTACATACCAAGATACTTTCCTTTCTGTCAAATAGCTGCAAGAAATGGACCCTTAGAGTTCTTTGGATTCACAACCTCATCAAAAAAGAGCTATCCACAGTTTCTAGCAGGTGCTGCATCACTTCTTAAGACCATTTTGGGACCTGAACTTGCAGCTGCATTTGGTGTGAGTGAGGGCACTATGAAGGACGTCGTCGATGCTCAACGTGAAGCTGTAATACTTCCTTCAACATGGGCTGCtcctggtggtggtggtggagggaAAAAGGATGAAGATGTTCAAACAAAGGGTGTTAAAGGGTTTGTTAATGATGTGATTATGGATGTTTTTGAATAG
- the LOC11410049 gene encoding exonuclease V, chloroplastic, with amino-acid sequence MAETSSSNNVNNIPIEIVSEEEMAFIEAAYASVSSSSSSSILSRCSSSSSPTRLLHNNAISINSITLVSKRRLSSSSSSSSCAGDIEDTVVNSSSQKKPNISDSFLRRFRKKRALSVTDLTSTEWCPKQMEFTLLLGGRKVNQFMKAGIARHAKLEAEVITRMEVKVQSQEDRMALKFLNFIAGVNQLLFEGLTRELPIIGFAEDIWMVGIIDEVRMPLTENDHNPILIDTKTRARDTLPAEPQRRNGRLQLMCYKYMWDNLVADNFPSKDFFTYFGLNPQSILCEDLRVLSADSGFSATTLDDVVRYYRNTYMMLSPANDQLLLRYEYQKDHSLLCEDKFAYDAVWLKNQIRSCIEFWLGEREAAYVHEEERWKCRFCQYAPVCPAYTESKGIDANTSNDSKAKEV; translated from the exons ATGGCCGAAACATCCTCATCCAACAACGTTAATAATATTCCAATTGAAATTGTTAGCGAAGAAGAAATGGCGTTCATAGAAGCAGCTTATGCTTCTgtctcttcatcttcttcttcttctattctCTCTcgttgttcttcttcttcttctcctacTCGTCTTCTTCACAACAATGCAATTTCCATTAACTCAATTACTCTTGTATCTAAACGAAGactatcttcatcttcatcttcatcatcatgtGCTGGTGACATTGAAGATACTGTTGTTAATTCTTCTTCACAGAAGAAACCCAATATTTCTGATTCATTTCTCCGTCGTTTTAGAAAAAAACGTGCTTTGTCCGTCACTGATCTTACATCCACG GAATGGTGCCCAAAACAAATGGAATTTACACTCCTTCTTGGAGGCAGAAAGGTCAATCAATTTATGAAAGCTGGCATTGCTCGACATGCAAAACTTGAAGCAGAG GTTATAACACGAATGGAAGTGAAGGTCCAATCACAAGAAGATCGCATGGCCCTGaagtttcttaattttatagCTGGTGTGAATCAATTGTTATTTGAAGGATTAACTCGGGAACTGCCGAT AATAGGCTTTGCAGAAGATATATGGATGGTGGGAATAATTGATGAGGTTCGGATGCCATTAACCGAAAATGATCATAATCCTATACTAATTGACACAAAGACTCGTGCTCGAGACACGCTCCCCGCTGAACCACAACGAAGAAACGGAAG GCTTCAATTGATGTGCTACAAGTATATGTGGGACAATTTAGTTGCTGATAACTTTCCTTCTAAAGacttttttacttattttggcTTAAACCCTCAAAGTATTCTCTGTGAAGATCTGAGAGTGCTAAGTGCTGACTCTGGATTTTCTGCTACG ACCCTTGATGATGTGGTGAGATATTACAGAAATACATACATGATGTTGTCCCCTGCTAATGATCAGCTTTTGCTGAG ATATGAGTATCAGAAAGATCATTCATTGCTTTGTGAAGATAAATTTGCATATGATGCTGTGTGGCTAAAGAATCAAATCCGTTCTTGTATTGAGTTTTGGCTTGGAGAGCGAGAAGCCGCTTATGTTCACGAGGAGGAGCGCTGGAAATGTCGATTCTGTCAATATGCACCCGTCTGTCCTGCATACACTGAAAGTAAGGGAATAGATGCCAATACAAGCAATGATTCAAAAGCCAAAGAAGTCTAG